From the genome of Triticum aestivum cultivar Chinese Spring chromosome 1A, IWGSC CS RefSeq v2.1, whole genome shotgun sequence:
AGTAGGCGAAGTCCTTGCCGAGGCAGAGGCGCGGGCCGCCGTTGAAGGCGGTGAACTTGTAGGCGGACTCGCCCATGAAGCGGCCGTCCTTGAGCCACCGCTCTGGCCTGTACTCCCTGCAGTCCTCCCCCCAGATGTTCTCCATCCTCCCCATGGAGTACATGGCGTAGATCACCTTGGTGCCCTTCTTCAGCACCGTGCCGTCGGGGAACACCTCGTCCTCCACAACCTGATCATGGATGGACGGATCATGAGAAAATTATGCACAGTACAGTTATCATGGTGACATGCTAACTTGTTGACTGTCACTGCTTCAGTTTTGTTATGATGTGCTTTCACCTACTCCAGTCCAGGTAGATGAGGTTAGGTGGTCTGACTAAAGATGCTGTGGTCTGCTTTTGGGTTTTCTACGAACAAGGTAAAGAGTACCCTTGTTGGCAATCAACTTAATTTGCAGACCTATCATTAAGTATAGTAAACCTGAGCACAGGTGCAACTGCAACTGAATCTATGAGACACGTGTCTCTGTCAACCTTTTGAAGCCTTACAACTACCCAGAAACATCAGTAGACGACCAACTGACAACCTACTACTCTACCACCTAGTAGTATAAATCTTGCGTAAGTTCTTTTTACACGTTAGCTTCACGATGATGCAAGCTCAAAACTCCAGTTAGTGAGGTGCAACGAATTAATTGGAATTCGCATGCGTCCATCGACTTGGGTAAGAGTCGACCTCAGTAGCAGACTAGCAGTATCCACAATAACCCAGTTACTTGTCATCGTTCCTATTTGACTCGAGGTACAAAATTGTACACATCGTACACCATCTAGCTAGTAAAAAATTCTACACATCGTTGTTTTGTTGTAGGAGAAGCTACCTTTGGCTTGCTTTAATTTCCTCATGCAGATGATGGGGAAGGGCTCACACACTTGGGAACTTGGTGTCATGAGGTCAAGTTAGTTCCACCAAACACCAACGCCGAATGCAAGGTCGCAACATGAGACAGTCGTGCCATGTATAGCATCGTGTGTGTATTGTGCATGCATGTACGTATTATACGAGCAAGATACGAAGTACGTAGCACGTACCTCCTTGTGGTCGACGGGGACGGACGGGTAGAGCCGGAGCGCCTCGGAGAGCGCGGCGTGGAGGTACTCCATCCGCTTCACCTCCTCCGGCTGGAACACCAGCTCCTCCACCTCCCCGCTGCGGGCCCGCGCCGCCACGATGCCCTCGACCTCCTCCAGGATCTTGGCCTCCACGCCGCGGTTCTTGCTGAGCAGCCAGAAGAACCATGCCAGCGCCACGGACGACGTGTCGCGCCCGGCCAGGATGAAGTTGACGCAGATGTCGCGGAGGAACTTGTCCGAGTAGGCCGGGGCGCCGTCGGCGCCGCGCATCTTGGTGAAGATGGTCAGCAGGTCGGCCCGACGGAGCCCGCCGGCGGCGTCCTCTTCGCGGccggccgcggtggcggcggcgagctcctcccTGCGCTTCCTGATCACGTCGTACGCGAACTCGTCGACGCCGGCCAGCGAGCGCCGGAGCACCCGCTCGTGGCCCACGCCCAGGGCGCGCATCCCGCGCCACACCGCGGTGGGCGTGACGAAGCGCACGATGGTGGCCTCGGTGGCGTCCTCGAACGCGCGGGCGAACGGGATCTCCGGGAGGCCCTTCTGGAGGCACCCGGGGTCGGCGCCGAAGGCGATCATGCACACGTTGTCGAAGGTGAGGCGGAGGAGCACGTCCTGCAGGTCCACGGCCGCGCCGGCCGCCTCGGTCTCGGCCAGCACGGGCAGCAGCCGCCGGTGCACGAGCTCCACCAGCGAGCTGGCCGTGAGCGCGCGGAACTCGGCGGAGTGGAACTCGAGGCTGGCCGCCTTGCGCTGCTGCCGCCACACCTCGTCGTCGGCCCCGAAGATGCCGTCGCCGAGGAGGTCGCGCACGGTGTCGCGGAAGTAGGGGCCCTTGGGGAAGTTGCCGAACTTGGTCTTGAGCAGGTGCTCCAGGTTCCGCGGGTCGGCGGTGACGACGCAGTGCAGGTTGGTGAACCACGGCCCGCGGAACGTGAACGTGCCGCCGCGCGCCTTGAGGACGCCCGTGATCCACTCGTACATGTCGCCCCGGACGCCGAGGAGGAGGGACGGGAGCATGCCGACCACCGGCCACGACGGGAGGCCCAGCGAGCGCCGCTGCCGGAGCGAGTGGATGGCCACGAAGATGAATACTGCCACGAGCACCTCCACCGTCTGCACCTGCGGGAGCAGGCTGGCGAGGCCGCCGGCGTCGAGGAACGGGGCCGTGGTGGCGTTGTGCGCGCCGCTCGAAATGAGCTCGTCCATGGCGCCCATGGCGTGCGTACGTACGATTTGGATATGCAGATAAAGGTGGTGGTGTCctggcgtgcgtgcgtgtgtgtgtgcgcgcctTGAGGAACGAGGAATGTGTGATTTTGGAGGGGTTCTTGAGGCGTTGATATAGGTGGCCTCGTggtgtggtgtggttgcttgatgGCAACGTATGGCCGTTTGATTTGGTGAGCTAAAAGACCTGCGACAACGAACTAATCAACACCTTTGTGGCCTTCCTCGAGCGACTCTTTTGACCCGAACCTTGAGCAACTCTCAACGGTTTAATCCCGAGGTGGCTTCATGGACACTGATCTGCTTCTTGCGCTCCAAATTGCATTGGCATTTGGCGTTCATGTTTCGGCTCTTTATCTCTTGCAAGCACTTATCACAATCTTGTAGGAGAGTGGTTTTTCTACCATGCCCGTGATATATCGTACTACATGGATTCTCTCAGTTGCTTCGAGATTTGTGCCACGTTTTCTGGTTTTGGCAAAGTTTGCCTTCTATCACAGTATTGCATATTGCTTTGCCTTTTGTTTTCCTGTTCAAAGTGTATCACAATGCATCGTCACGTACCAGTAAATAAGGTGCACTCGTTTGCCACAGTACACAATGAGGCAAGAAAAACATCGAAACTTTATGCAATACTCTAGAGCAAGGAAAACTATGTCAAAAACCAAAAAACATGGCATGAATCTCAAAGTAACTATGAAAGGTGGATACATGTGCAGTATGATGTGCATGGTAGAATGTCATTTCTAAGTCCGAGGAACAAATCCAGCTATGGACAACAAATAGATCTAAAACTCTAGATCACAACTTACTGCACTTTTGGATGTTtgagggtaggttggagttgaaaTTTGTGACTTAGCAATCTGAAAGTTGGGTGAAATCTGGATGAAAGGATCATCCCAAATTTGTGAAAGCTCATACCAAAATTTGGAGGCTCTCTTATTATAACTTTCTACAACTCTCATCTCTGTGGCACATGACCTCTCCTGCCAACAAAGTAGAGAACTCATGCCTACTTTTTGAAACGTGAACTTGGATGGAAGTACACACAGTTTTCTAAAGGTAGATGTTTTATTTTCCGCTCTTGCCGGGGTTCCTCTTGGGCACCTTGCCAAGGTAGCGGCTGATTCGGCTATTGTGTTCCGTGGCGAGAAGGGCCCGGCCCTTGAGCAGCTTGCGTCCCTCCAGGCAAAAGAAATCCTAGAGGGCCACCTCGGAACCACTAGGGCCCGCGAGGCGGCAGCAGCCGCGGAGgcccccacccctccacctcgccgCCCCCGTGGTCGTGCCCCCCCTGAGGCCGATCCTAGTGAGGTTCGTGGCCGTACTCGGTCTCGCACTGCTCAACTACGCCGGGCTCTTAGCGCTGCCTCCACTGTTGGGTCCAGGGAGGACCCGTTAGGCGAGTGATCATGCACACTCTTTTTTGGAACCTGCGGGGCTTTGGCCACGATGGCCGCCGCAGGCAGCTCATTGAGTACATGCGTGAGGAAGCCATTGATGTGGTGGCAATCCAAGAGACAATGCACACTGAGTTCTCTCTGGTGGAACTTGAGCGTCTTAGTAGACATCTTTTCGCCTGGCACTGGTTGCCGTCTAGTGGGGTCACCGGTCACTCCGGTGGCATCCTATTAGGTGTGAAGGATGCTACCTTTGAGGTGGGCTCCATGGACCGTGGAACCCACTTTGTTAGTATGGAAGTCTGGGAACGTGACGTAAACTTCAAGTGGGAGATCATAGTGGTCTATGGTCCGGCCGATCACAGTCGATCCGCCGCCTTTTTGGCAGAGCTCCATGCCAAGATCTCCTCCGCGACCCTCCCGGTTGTGGTTGGAGGCGACTTCAACCTTCTTCGATCCGTTGAGGAGAAGAATAACTCTCGGGTGGATTTGGCCGAGATGCGTCGTTTCAATGACTGGGTCGCGGATCTGGGTCTCCGTGAGTTAGACAGGGTCAGGGCGCGTTTTACCTGGACTAATCGACAGGTCTCTCCGACCCTTAGCGTGCTTGATCGGGTGTTTGTTTCCCCGAACTGGGAACTTCGTTTCCCTTTGGCATCCCTTCAGGCCATTACCCGGATTGGCTCTGATCACGTCCCCCTCCTCCTAGCTTCTATGGATGAACGGCCGCGTCCTCCCCCGCAGTTCCGCTTCGAGAACTTCTGGCTTCGGCAACCTGGCTTTATGGAAGCGGTCCAGAATCACTGGGTCTCGGCTCGCACCGAGCCCCATAGGCATATGTCTGTTCTCGATGAATGGCATCACTTGTCCAAACGATCCCGACAGTTTATGAAGGGATGGGGGGCGAACATTGGGAGAGATCTTCGTATTCAGAAGGCTTCCCTCCTCGAGGAGATCCGGGACCTTGACCTCCGCGCAGATATCTCAGGGATCTccgcggaggaatggatgcatAGATATAACTTGGAGGACTCCCTTATGGAGATTTACTCCAAGGAGGAGGAGTTTTGGCGCCAACGCGGCTCCATTAACTGGGTGCTATTTGGGGATGCCAACACTGCTTACTTCCAGGCCATCGCTAATGGCCGTAGGCGACGTTGCTCCATCCCTCTTCTCTGGGAGGGTGGACAGTTGTTTCAAGACCCTCAGGCTATTCGCCTGCTAGTTGAAGACTTTTACAAGTCTCTATTTCAAGGTCGGCAGCGGAATGGTGTCGCCCTGGCTGACCATATCTGGTCACGCGACCAACAGATTCCCCCCCCCGGAAAATGCAACCCTGCTAGCCCCCTCCGATGCTGCGGAAGTGGAGACCTTTGTTAAAGCTATGAACCCGATGTCGGCCCCTGGCCCCGATGGCTTGCCAGTTCGCTTTTTCCAGGCCTTCTGGCCGATGGTCAAGGATGTCATCCTTGATCTATTTAGCGAGTTCTCTAGGGGTACCCTAGACATGTCCCGACTTAACTACGAGAATATCTCCTTGATTCCCAAGGTACCGGGAGCAGCGGACATTAGACAATTCCGTCCCATCACAGTCCTCAATGTGATCTTTCGGATCCTTgctaaagggtacgccactagggcggcCCTTATTGCCCCCTGGATTCATCATCCGAACCAGTCGGCCTTCACAAAAGGGAGATATATCTTAGATGGGTTCTTGCCCTCCATGAGATTATCCATGAGGTTAAGAGCAAACACCTCCGTGCGGTCCTCTTCAAGATCGATTTCCATAAAGCCTATGATACTGTGCACtggtccttccttcgggaagtgTTGCTGAAACGTGGCTTTGACCCCCACTGGGTAGCCCGGGTAATGCAATTAGTTACGAGTGACCGGACGGCTGTTAACATCAATGAGGAGGTTGGCCCCTACTTCATGTCTGGCCAAGGGGTTCGGCAGGGAGACCCGATCTCCCCATTCTTATTCAACCTTGTGGTTGATGCGCTCGCCTTGATTTTGGACTTGGCCAAGCGTGCGGGTCACATTAAAGGGGGGTGTCCTCATTTGGTGACACCTGGGGGTTTAACCCATCTCCAATACGCGGATGACACCATTATGATGGTGGAGGGATCTGATGAGGATATTCAAAACCTCaaattcctcctcctctgcttctagGAAATGTCGGGCCTCAAAATAAACTTTGCCAAGAGCGAGGTAATGGTCATGGGATATTCCCAAAGGGAGGCCCAGCGGATTGCCAATCGTCTGAATTGCCGCTTGGGTTCCTTCCCGATGACCTATCTTGGCGTGCCCCTTAGTGATGCACGACTCCTGGAAAAGGATTTCCGTCCAATAGTCGCCAAGCTCCAACCTAGAATGGAGCCTTGGCAAGGGAGATGGCTTTCTAAAGCCGCTCGAGTGATTCTAATGAACTCCTCCCTTATTAGCCTACTGATGTATATAATGGGATTCTATAGCCTACATGAATCCCTTCATCAGGAAATTACCAAACTACTCTCCCGCTTCTTTTGGGAAGGAGAGAACAataagcagaagtaccatatggtcAAATGGTCTGAGATCTGCAAACCTAAGGACCAGGGAGGCTTGGGGGTCATCTCCTCCAAgcgcatgaacattgccctcctgtCCAAATGGCTTTGGCAGATCCAGACTGAGGAAGGCGGCATGTGGCTTCAGATTATTCGTAGGAAGTACCTTCGCGGGCAACCATTAGCATTTGCCTCTAGGTCTGGAGGCTCCCAATTCTGGCTATCGGTGATATCTCTGTTGCCGGTCCTACGCATTGGGACCTCCATCCAGATAGGCTCTGGGTCTGCCACCCTTTTTTGGCTGGATAGATGGGCGGGACCCCGCCCCTTTGCAGAGCGTTTTTACGCGCTATTCTCTATCTGTGTTCACCCATAGATCTCTGTGGCCGCGGCACTAGAGAACTTAGGCGTGATTGCCTTCCGTCGCACCTTCGGGGCGATCGAACTTTCGCAATGGGATGAATTACTTGAATGCATTGCCCTTCATCCTCCTTCTCTAGAACCGGATTCGCTTTCCTGGCACCTCGAGCCAAGCGGTAGATTTTCGACTTGATCCCTGTACCAGGCGATTATCCCTACTCCGGGTCCAGTGGAGCTCACGGTGCTCTGGGAGATCAAACTTCCCCTAAAGATCCGTATATTTTTATGGCAATGGGTTAGAGGACGCCTCCCCTCGGGCATTGAGGTCCGTAAGCGTAATGGACCTGGGGATGGTCTATGTCCCATTTGTCTGGTTCCGGAagattgcaaccacatctttttccGGTGCCCGGCGGCGCAATTCTTATGGAGCTGCTTCCGGGAGGTAGTTGGGGGCACATGGTGCCATGACAACCTCCCGGATTTGTTCGGGGAGGTCCTCCGGCTCCCCGGGACTAGGCGCGCCCCTATTTGGGCCGCGCTTGGTACCCTTGCCTGGTCCCTTTGGTGTACCCGCAATAAATTAGTCGTCAAGCGAGTGATTCCGTCTCGTGTGACTTATGTGATCTACAAAATGTGTGGCTTCTTGCAGCTCTGAAGACCGCTTAGTAAGCGGAGCGATCGAGGCGTCATCGACAACATCATGACGGGTCTTCGTGCCTCGGCTGCGTCTTTTGCTCTTCCACCGccacctcccccaccccctcctgaGCCAGATTAGCGTCTCCTAGTAGTCTTTTTTGGGGCTTGTCTTGCTGTGCCCCCAGCATGATTCTATGACTTATTGTATTTGTACTTGATGTTGGATGCTTGGTGgtatgctttataatataaagcgggggaaaatcCTTTTTCGTAGTTCACAACATTCAATTTGGAAGTCTGTACAAGAAATTGGAAGCTGCTTTCAATGGTCTATGAAGTATGTATAGTTGTTGATAAGGCAACCCGTCACTTAGCCATGCACGCGACCATGAGAACACATTATACAAATTAGTTATACCTTGGTGTTAACTCTAGCTATTAGCGGTTGTGTACTCGTAAAATTATGGAGTTTTTAAAATGAAACTCGAAAACATGTAACTACAAGAGGGCATCCATAAAATGGAGAAAAAACTATGCACCTTCTTAACCAAGAGATTATCTTTTACATTAAATAACAATCTCTCTCTTCCAAATCAGTACCCATCCTATGTAACATTATTGAGACAATATCATTGTTGATGTCCTAGTTGGCTGTCCGAAGTGGGTGTTTGGGTCTATTGAGCAGACTATTCCAATTACAAGGAGTTATAGGTATACGATGTCAACCACTTCAGATTGATTTAAGGGTTCAACGACGACGCCTGCAACTTCAGGGCACTGATCCTTAAAGGCAGTGGCGGCATCAAGCCTTAGGCAGCCCAGGCGCTGGCCTAGGTTGTGAGCCTCGTGTGCTTCGTTAACTTGACTGCAGCTGCAGAAAGGTTGCCTGAGTCATGGCATGATCCTACCGCCGCTACTGCTTaagggcacatgcacgaagacttctCAACTGTCATCGACAAGGCCATGCCCACTTTCATAGGAGAGCGGTGAT
Proteins encoded in this window:
- the LOC123046509 gene encoding cytochrome P450 86B1, which encodes MGAMDELISSGAHNATTAPFLDAGGLASLLPQVQTVEVLVAVFIFVAIHSLRQRRSLGLPSWPVVGMLPSLLLGVRGDMYEWITGVLKARGGTFTFRGPWFTNLHCVVTADPRNLEHLLKTKFGNFPKGPYFRDTVRDLLGDGIFGADDEVWRQQRKAASLEFHSAEFRALTASSLVELVHRRLLPVLAETEAAGAAVDLQDVLLRLTFDNVCMIAFGADPGCLQKGLPEIPFARAFEDATEATIVRFVTPTAVWRGMRALGVGHERVLRRSLAGVDEFAYDVIRKRREELAAATAAGREEDAAGGLRRADLLTIFTKMRGADGAPAYSDKFLRDICVNFILAGRDTSSVALAWFFWLLSKNRGVEAKILEEVEGIVAARARSGEVEELVFQPEEVKRMEYLHAALSEALRLYPSVPVDHKEVVEDEVFPDGTVLKKGTKVIYAMYSMGRMENIWGEDCREYRPERWLKDGRFMGESAYKFTAFNGGPRLCLGKDFAYYQMKFAAASILRRYRVDVVQGHPVAPKLALTLFMKHGLKVTLAKRDDKAKL